The Elgaria multicarinata webbii isolate HBS135686 ecotype San Diego chromosome 7, rElgMul1.1.pri, whole genome shotgun sequence nucleotide sequence agggttgcattgaaagctaaaaaagtatacaactttttttctgttcaagttagaaacctcatgtttggcaccatgacacctcatggatgtatacacacgcacgccaagtttcaaggcaatcccatcatcccctgatttttggggaatttatgaaaattgggcaccccattcacaccccttgggatagctctgtcaatttgcatgttagaaacctcaaactcggcaccatgaaagcttatccatgtgtccacatggacgcccagactcaaggcaatcccatcatcccctgatttttgtcgcggcttaactcaccccaaattgtcccattctacaactacgtaaatttgcatgttagaaacctcaaagttggcaccatgatagcttatccacgtgtccgcatggacgccaagtttcaaggcaaccccatcatcccctgatttttggggaatttttgaaaatcgggcaccccattcacaccccttgggatagctccgtcaatttgcatgttagaaacctcaaacttggcaccaggacagcttatctatgtATCCACacggacgcccagactcaaggcaatcccatcatcccctgatttttggcaccccaaatcaagtcccattctacaactacgtcaatttgcacgtcagaaacctcaaactcagcaccatgatagcttatccatgtgtccgcatggacgccaagtttcaaggcaatcccatcatcccctgatttttggcgaatttttgaaaattgggcaccccattcacaccccttgggatagctccatcaatttgcatgttagaaacctcaaactcggcaccaggacagcttatctatgtgtccacatggacgcccagactcaaggcaatcccatcatcccctgatttttggcactccaaatcaagtcccattctacaactacgtcaatttgcacgtcagaaacctatcctttggtcccatgacagcttacccatgtgtccacatggatgccaaatttcaaggcaatcccatcatcccctgatgttagaggaagttttgaaaatcgggcactccagtatgtcagggattaaagttgcaatgcagacagctcaatggggccagttcaaaggaaatcccaacatgccatgagataaccctaaatcttcttccacacttgaaaaatggattattgaacttgataaagtctaagtgagcgcaggaaggacttctcccctgagtcaaagcaagacaccatccctgcgaggcgggaaggggagaagggagggaaggcgagaagggagggaaggcagacaggcaggcaggcaggcagcactaacgcatagcaaaccaacccgtaagtgggcgcaaggagcaagtgaggcaaagatggctggttgtttctttctaagccagcagttatgcattgaggggcacagaggaggacgactgggagcaagcgtgccggagggtgctgggcacgaaccacaaagcccatctcccaggcaccaggcgggcagagaggcaggcagagcaggtgaggagtcagtcctggcagatgccccaccacagcagcaccccggcgGAGGCGggcatacaggcaggcaggcaggcaggctgcgggcatttctgggggcacaaggaagtgaggcaaggatggctggtttctaagccagtactgcagttagtcacgcattgcaaacgcaaaccatcccagcgagtcggtcaccgaggaggacaggctagcagaggggcaggcagagtgacatgtcatagatctagtattggggaggagtcagtcccggcagatggcccaccacagtagcaccctgggggggcattggaaaacgccatcttgtgggtccatacttcccccaccccatgtcctgcagggttgcctgcctaacccttgtggggatgggagatggagagcttagagtggcagtgccagcagcagccttcagctttctcctggaaccagtcgccttgcccacctctttccccagcaagatcgcctggtgctgcctgtgaagatgcatcttcatgctgctggttccataatgccctgtcgatgaacccctgctcagggtgagtttgcagtggcgacagacagcaaagcggggatccgctcccacctcaaagtggtcccacactacacttgtctttcgcttccgtggtgacaccaattgcccgcctgagctctctggtgttgccacagaaacaggggtggcagcggaagaggggtgggatgagactggggagagagcctcggcctgctgctgctcctcctcagcccccatatcctggaggaccaccgcctcctcctcctccccctccactgtgctgaggacctcgtctaggtccatcagcgggctccctcttctcatgatgactaataaaatattaatactactactaatatgtataagaagaaaaaaatattaatactactaataatatgtataagaatatactatatactactaagaatatgtataagaatataagaatatgtttaaatgtagggaaatgggacaagaagtgtgtgtatgctttccccaaaatgctcaatctgtggctgttgcacttcacaaaagcacacacagcacactcacagtccaagttacacagagaagaaaaagagaataatatttttttggttttttttgtatatagatagaaagaaacacaatcaggatttaagagaggggagggggggaaagaaccaaccaaacactactactaatatgtataagaagaataaaatattaatactaataataatatgtatgagaatatactaatatatatactactaagaatatgtaaaagaatataataatatgtttaagaatattactaataaatgtagggaaatgggacaagaagtgtgtgtatgctttcaaaagaaagctttcacaaaagcagaaggaagatgaaacacagtcaggctttaagagagggaagggggggacaaccaaacaaacaaacaaacacacactccaaaatttaaaaataaagtttatattaaatcaaagtaagggaaaaacacagggcaaactaagataaaagtcagaaagaagcaaacaaacacacgcaccaagctaaaatcctaatctatctccaaagtacacagcagcagctagctaagtagaccctctctccacgaacgccaacccacaaagagacacaaagcagaaagctctcagggtggctctgccttagtcccccctccaacgctgggattggaggatgatgcttcatgaggtgatcagttctcatcaggattgggagttgaatgtgcctgtcatcacttcaaaaaaaaaaaaacccaaaccgccgcgctgtccctgtttgttgacccgatttttaaaaaattctagcacgcgacccgcatgatgcagaaagttgagagtagtctcaaaatgacccccatccacgactctctgagcacaagaattttcagaacgatagcttaaaaaacaacccagttatccccgattatttcccgcaatgcaatcctatgggtgaaaaccgccgtttgacccgcgctgtccgtttgtttacccgattttttaaaaattctagcacgcgacccgcacgacgcagagaggtgagagtagtctcaaaatgacccccatccacgactctctgtgcacaagaattttcagaacgatagcttcaaaaacaacccagttatccgcgattatttcccgcaatgcaatcctatgggtgaaatgtttcaagatgctgaccggagcggtccgcctgaaataggagctccgaaaaatggccgcttctcttcgccttgcttctaggggtccgcggtccgcctctgggtaaggtggagcaggccaattcactactgcttctccactcctaatcagagcggagcacatgcctagtttgcaGGTTTGTtgattggggttagggttgagggttaaaacttttaaaaaaatcattaaaaatcaagggatgctcagatttcctttaaaatgggcatgtatctggatacatttataagctcttgtggtgccgattttgatgtttctaactttaaaactaaaaaacttATAgtcgtttgacattttcaatgcaagtctatgaggGGGgcaaacagagctccgatccagatctggagcacCGCCACGGAGCAGATCGACGCAgggcggagcagacccaatccggaagttgtggatcgggatcatGAGCAGATTGGGGGCTCCatacacagccctaattaaaacttTGGCAATATCTTTTCTCTGGCTCCATAGTAGCAATTGATTTCCCTTTGTCTCTTTCTATTAACAGGCGAAAGTATGAAGACTTCACAATTATGAATGGGCCAAAACCAGTTATGAGTATTGACGACTTTAGTTCTTCTGGAGATTCTGAATACAGCCCACAGGTTTATCGAATTGTTAATGTCAGTATTGGCATTGGACTTCCAATTAACATCACAAATGAGCAACATTTGGATAATTTATCAAAACATCTTATCAACAGCTTCATTGTAATGATTTGCTTGTTGGGGCTGGTGGGAAATGGGCGTGTCATTTGGCTTCTTGGCTTCCGCATAAAGAGGAATCCTTTCACCACCTACATCCTGAACCTCTCCATAGCTGACTTTGGTGTCCTCATCTCACTCCTCGCTACCTCTACATTTGTGATTGTGGTAAATCTGTACAATAGAAATTatgttctctctgtgttttttctATTATTTCTTGAACTCTTTTTCTTCATGTATTCTACTGGTCAATTTCTCCTGGCCGCTATCAGCATCGACAGGTGTGTGGCTGTCCTCTTCCCACTTTGGCATCGATGCCACCGGCCACCACGCTTATCCACCATTGTGTGTTCTCTGATATGGATCCTCTCCTTCCTGCTCTCTGGAATTCACTTCACTCTCCAAATGACTGGGAGCTTTGGAAATGCCCCACTATGGTTTCAGCTTATAGTGAATGCTCTGCTTTGCATGCCTCTCATGCTCATCTCCACACTGACCTTATTCATCCACGTCTGCTGTAAATCAAAACAACGCCAGCAGGGAATGCTTGTCATGGCCATCTTGCTGgcactcctcttcttcctcctttttgcctttccAATGAATGCTTTCTATGTAATTCACTCTTTTTACGCTCCACATCACAGCCTCATGGTAACTGGCTTTGCCTGTGCGTCTCTCAACAGTAGCATCAACCCACTGATATATTTCTTCGTTGGGAGAAGACAGAAGAAAGGTAAACCCAGAGTGTCATTGAAGGTTGCACTCCAGAGAGTTTTCAAGGACGAACAAAACTCTATGGAAGATGAAAAAGATAGCACTGAAACACCGTTATGAAGGCCCTTTATGCAACGAGAGAAAAGTGGCCAATATGGGTATTCCTGGTTGTTAGGGCTATGCACGGatcccccgaactgcttcgtggcccaatccggaactttcAGATTGGGCCCGAAATGCTTCGGGTCGAACCGACCCTCTCCCACTCtgctctgcggagtgagatccagagggccggatcaagattttgccccccccttccccatttacttgcctccacggtgaatggcagaggcaggtaagtgggtaaggagggacaaaatgggggccgaataagcccccctcaaCCTGCACCTTACCAGGCTCCACCAGCATCGCTGCACGAGCTGCGACGGAGGTGGCAGCACCATGTAAGtcgccccccacttacctgtgtctgtcgtggcCTGGCACCTGCTTAAGCTGAGGCCCAGGTTTCAAGctggaagaaggcagggctcttctgatttgaagcctgggcctcagttgaagctggttcTGGactgcaatggacacaggtaagccccctaccccaaacccccttacctggctccgccaccatcaccGCATATActgcggtggcagagccaggtaagccccctcccccccacatacCTGTGTCCTTCGCAGTGGCTTCAACTTAGGCCCAGGTTTCAAGCCAGAAGTGGCCGcagcctgcttccagcttgaggcctgggcctcagttgaagccagcaccAGAATGTTCCAGAGACagataagccctcctcccccctgcttCCTTACCTGGCTTCGTGCAGCGATGTCAGTGATGAccggtgagccccctcccccccccacttacctgcattcagagctccggattgaggcgaactgtttcgcctcaatccacagctcccctgacccgattcgtaTCAGCGTTTGGCAGAGGTGGATCAGGTCACTCCATTCGGGATTTGAGGAAccaaaacggagcggagcacagccctactggctgttgttttatttcatgattttatattgtaaataaaaaatgtaGGCAACCCCCACCACTGATGTAAATTaggaaaggggggtgggaaaggagggaACCCTGCATGCACAGTTTTCCAAAGTGAAACGTTTTAAGCAATATTACAAATGTCATCACTGGCACATTCATAAgatatagggcatggctagacagcgcaatatcccagggatcatccctgtgtgaccacatgacgcacaggggatcccgggggcaggaagTAATGATCCCCCTTTCTCTGGAATATCACCCTAACCTTCTATCCCAAATTTTCCCagtgtctcaggatgatcccaagaatgCGGGTCATGTTGCCGGCTGTCCCGGTTTTGtaccggctcctcgcaagtaactgtgaggaactgggaactgggcatgggacacagagctcctcaggagctctgtgcacattggaggtggggtagggtgggggaaaagggagggtttgtttttttaaaaaaacaacaacaccacttACATTTGCAAACAAGCACTCCTCCGCTCATTTCCGGAGTgggacaaaatggtgggcgcaacatcctcttcctcccaagacatcacatgccatgtgtagactgaatGGACGGATCTTGCGATGATcttatcatgagatcatccccctccacccccatcgtctagccatgccctcagatatttatttatttaaaacatttctatcccgccctatgtcattaagatgtcagggtggcatacatataCAGATATTGTTtcaatacattaaaaatgcatccaATTATCCAATAGTAAAACCTGCTTCTTTGCCCATAAACAtttaacattatatatatatatatatatatatatatatatatatatatatatacacatatgagatagagatagatagatcgaTAGATAATGGGTTTGCTATGTACAGCTTAAGCAGTCATCCACTCTAGAATTTCCCCCAAACCCTTCCCTATAATTAACAGATTATTAATAAGGCATTGTTAATCTCCATTTGCCCTCTGTTCAGATTATCCTAATAACAAGACTTCTGTTTTTATTGGCAAATCTGTCCCTGTAATTTCCTTTCTTAATTTTATAATAGCTTTCCAAAATGTCATGATATACTTACAAGATAagtattcaagttttaaaagaaaacacatgtTGATATTACAATGCCAGTATCAGATACTTTCTTTAATTTCAGTGGTATCTGATGGCAGCACATTTTTGTTGCCTTGATAGAGTATCAAGGACTTTGTTTTCTCTGTATAAACTGACAGCTATTTGTTCTGCATGACTCTCCTCCTAGTTCTGAGGATAAGTATAACCAATGGACTGCAGTGTTAACAGAATCTCTGAGAATGGCTCATATTTCATCTATTGTGATAATGTATTTTCAGATGCAGTTAAATTTCTTACAAGTTccaacacagacacagacacacacacacacacacacacacacacacacatagttttagctaatgaaaaaaggaaagatcTCATCCAGTTGGAATTTAATTCTGTATTTGTGATCAAAGTTCTAATGTCACTTATGtcatttatttcttattattGTAGTATTATTTCTTGCAGCATTAAACTCAAAGAAGGACATTATATAGTTCAAAGctaataaatattgttaatagaCACCCCATGTTTTCATGATGGCTTTTTGTATGTCTTTACTTTAATTACCACACCATCCTACTCTGTTCAATGGCCCATACTCCAatataagtgtgcataggattgcagcattagcaTCCAAGGAATGTGGATATGTAATAATCAATATTTTCAACGATGGCTTTGTCAACATCATTACATAGGGAAATCcttatttcctcttttcttctattctaagccATTGTTAGTCAGCCTTGAGGCTTTTGAAATGCCACCTTCAGTGTTTTGTGTGTTTGAATCGCACATTGTACAGCACTATTTAGTAATTGACAATATCTGATGAGTGATTACAGGGCATGATGAATGTGTATTAAttgtttgcatttatttaaaaaaccacaataaccaacattttaaagttgttttcGAAGTTCcagggtttgcattttaatattagGATTTTGTAATTTTCTTGAATTTTTATTTCACTATGCTCTAAGTAATGTGTGTAGGAggattaccgggggggggggggggaggtgcttttgaagagggaggtggttttgaagtgcaaattCCTCCTTGATCTATCTATTAATCTTATAAATTGGGTAGCTTGTGGTGTGTGCTGAGCTATAGATACCTATAGATGATAGGTTTAGCAATTCTTATTCCATCATACATTTGATTGAAAGCATAGCCATGTttattaaggtgtgtgtgtgtgtctgtacaaAGACGGTGGAGATGCTTGTCACATAAGATAATGTGACTAGTATATTTACATCTTTTAAAGGTACCATGAGTCAAAAACACCTTGGAGTTCCTTCTGTTGGTTGGCCTACAAAGCACTCTGGAAGACTCACTAGCTGCACTGATGATGACATCTTCATAAACTTCTTCCTGGTTCCTTAATCTTTGAGTTCCAAAATATCCTCCTTATTCCAACTTCccagtttgttttctcaatctttCTTTTCCCAACCCATCAGTGGGGTGTAGGTATTGGCAGGCACATAGAAAATAGAAAACTGATTGGTCACAATGGCATTGATGTGCAGTAGAAGTAACAAGTATACGAGAGAATATAGGTGAGCAAGCTGGAGGAATCCTTGAGATGATACAGAATACCCAAATTCACCACTTATGTCTGTGGGACCCAAGAGTTGAGTAAAAAATCTACCTGTGTGACTCAGCATGGCTTTGCTGATCAGAATGCATGGTTTTGAGTCTTATTATCATCATAGATTTCCCTCATAGTAACTATTTTTCTCTTGTTAAATAATTATGCTATAACAGGAACTGGATTCTCTGCTTTCAGCAAAAGGAAATAAACTTCAACTCCGATATGAACATCCTTAGGCTTGATAAGAGTAGTAGGATAAATAATGTTcacatctttctttctctttggtcACAACAGCAGAGATATGCAGAAGCCGATGGTGATTTCATTGCATGACCACCCAAAAAGAATGGCATTTTCTTTCTGGCAAAATAACATGTGAAAGCTGTGGGGAGAAGTTGGACAACAACTGTATAGCAGCCGCAGCATGTATGGCGCACAGGAAAAATggtgaccaaaccatgatgatcgCATGGAAAATTTCCCATCTGAAGGACCTTTTTATCTGCTCATTCCCAGCTCATTCCCTGCTATTCCAGAACATATCATGCCACTGTGGCCCTGTCTAGACATCCCAGCGTTCCGGGAAGGAGGcgggaggatcttgcgattttCTGATCacgaaatcctccccctcagtgcaCACGTAGCCGTGTGACATCCAGGACATCCTGCCTGGagcggcggccattttttttaaagaaagaagagctgcagCTCATGAGTGCTCTggtgaaaataaaaacatttttaaaaatatcaatcccactccccaccccacccctgaggggCACAGTgtgcctgaggagctccatgctcggttcctggctcctcgcgtttacttgcgaggagccaggacaaaaccagaaCGGCCGCCCATATGTCCCACgctctcgggacaatcccgagaccgcagCAAAAGTCAGTATTAAAGCCaacccagttatttatttattacatttctatactgcccaatagccaaagctctctgggctgttatcccagggagaaggagggatcatccctccctgcccccaggatcccctgtgcatcttgcggactcacagggatgatcccagggcgatccatGGGATAACCCTTCTTGTAGACGTGTCCTGTGTTCCATCGACTTTCCCTGATGATTCCTGATCAGCATTTATTCACAGCCGTGTTAAAAATTCACCATGAAGTTCCCTTGATTTCCAGCTGGGCTTCTTTGTGCGCAAGAAGCTAACTTCTTTTCCAAAGCCACCGTATGTGTTGGCTCTGCGCTGTTTGCTTTGCATCTTCATCTACCAGGAATGCTGTTTCTGCTATGACAGTGCTGTTGCCTGTTTCTTTCTCTTAATGTTGTGAGCAAAGGGCGGACGcgtgaaagaagacacagacaccagagcttgggtaaactagggcctctttattaataagcATGTAGTCCCATCCCTCCTAGGATCTGctcgtgaaagtgcgggaataatCGTATCACTCAGGCCTGTTGCCTGCCatagggcgagccactctccaaagcaagaagCCGGTACACCGTCATCTTGCTTTGTGACActctgaaagtgtggggagaccaccccactaCACCCCCGCTCagtgccataagggacagcgagtggaTGCAGACAgaatggtctccaaaggcacaccatatcctgacacgtgagccgcatagtccccgaggagcaggtcctctggatatgccgATCACCCCCaagggtgccagagggctcaccgtccctgtcaaTAACATTTCATTCCCGCACTTTCCCTGCCACGAATTAACCTATTTAAGAAACCCAAACCATCCTAACACCctcagtatgaagtaggcaaaaaccactggtggaaaaattcctacttagctctccttccaaaaggagcaactggctaatcccatactaggaacaggcgggagggtgggagccgaaaacGAAAGAGGTCGAGTCTTGGGCGGGGTCCCCCTTTTATAGACATGGCCCCACCCCTGCTTCACGAGGCTCACATGGCTGAGCCTCGTGAGCGTCTTCCTTCCGCCCCGCCCAGCTCACAACGGTTGCTTCCCGCCCAAACCGTTGGTCGGGCGGGGCAGCTTATTTTTAGGAATTGCAAGTAACCCTTGCCTCCATTTACTATTGGCTAGTAAGGTTATTTGAAGCCCCGCTGCTGTTAGGAATGCCCACTGGGGACAACATGTgtagggtgcacttatatgtggCACTGGCCTTGATCCTGGGATTACCTTTGACTCCTTCCAGTGCTGAACCAGCAAAAGTCTCACTTTCTCCTGTAAATTTCCAAGAAGCCTCCACTTTCACAGAAAACTACTGCTGTGATTTCACCACTCTTTACTTGCAATATCCTAACACTGGGGTGTATCAGAGGAGGCAAGGAGCCACTCATTCAAAGCAAACTACTCTTCTTTGCACACAGCTTATGCCTGCACCCTCTCCTAAAATTAGGTCACTTCCTCAAAGCTCTGATGGATTTATGTCATAggcctaccttttaatccatgacggaggagggaagatcccgcaatgtgattatcgtgagatccctcctccgtttacatgtgaggcgtaacgacctcaggaggagaggcatcgcgcctgccattttaaattttgttaagcaacaggagcgcactaatgcttgtgcgcaaaggtaggtgctttttaaaatttaaatttttcctgctccctccaccctaccctcgatgggcgcagagctcctggctctgcgtgaggaatcgcacggagctgggtcaaaccgtggcaatgggccacacgttccatggtctcgggctcagcctgggaccacggaaaagcaggcccaaaggggagggtgagatcccagggcaagggagggatcaaccctccctgatccagggatcccttgtgcgtcatgtggacgcacagggacaatcctggggttcgccccgggatttcgcctggtctagctaaggccatagtcccACGTTCTCTATCAGCAATCATACATAGTGGTGAAATCATGGGACCTGGGGTggttttggagggggagggggagggggagaaatatgAGTGTACTGGTATTGGGCATGCAACCTTGACACTTGAAGGGATTTTTTAACCATGAGCAGTGAGCATATTAAAGTTACATCttaaggggattttttaaaagaaaatgaacacaaaattaCTTAACTTAAGAATAATTTAttgaaaagaattaaaaacatacattcaAGAGATCAGATCATAGCAATCGGCATTTTTAAAGAGTCTAATTTAAAGAGTCATTTTTAATTTGCATCGATTATTAAGACAGacacattgaaagcaatggtTTGGTGTAATTGACTAGcggagaaggggaaaagaagtcTTGGCAGTGTGGAGATGGAGATGGATACTGAGGAAGGCGGTGGAAGGGGAGGCtggtagttagggtgaccatatggaaaggaggacagggctcccgtatctttaatagttgtgttgaaaggggaatttcagcaggtgtcatttgtatgcatgcagcacctggtgaaattccctcttcatcacaacggttaaagttgCCAgaactatattagagtgaccagatacaaaagagggcagggctcctgcagcttttaaatgctctgatgaagagggaatttcacctgttACTGCATGTATagaaatgacaactgctgaaattcccttttcaatacaacaggagccctgtcctcattttcatatgctcaccctagccACTGGTGGCAGAGTTTATGAACAAGAGCGGCAGCTAGCAAGTTCCCTGTCACTGAAGAAAGAAGCAGATAAAATTGAATGGTTCTCCAGCAAAGTGGGGATGATGACAGAGGAGAAGGAGAGACCTGGCATGATACTAGACTTGTTAGGAAGAAGTTAGTAACTTAGTAAGGgatttgtttagggtgaccatatgaaaaggaggacagggctgtattgaagaggaaatttcagcaggtgtcatttgtatatatggggaatctggggaaatttcctcttcatcacaacagttaaagctgcaagtgtcctggcttcttttaaatctggtcactctagtattgctcccacagctttaactgttgtgatgaagagagaatttcaccaggtcctccatatatacaaataacacctgctaaaattcccttttctatgcaactgttaaagacacagttttcatatggtcaccctagaattgtTTCTTCTCTATATCTGCGCAGTCTGGGGTGTGATGATGTTGGAGGTGCCCCTTCAacattgaagaaagaaagaaagaaagaaagaaagaaagaaaggaaggaaggaaggaaggaaggaaggatgggaaagggggaatttcacaagATCCCTCTTATGTGATAGACTGAGGCTTCACTTGGGGCAAACAGACTAACCATTGGACTATCAACCAGCTGGTTGTATGCATCACAATTGAATCATTAAATAGGGTTGTCATGACACAGCTCAACCTCTGACTTCAATATTATGtgactttcacagctaaggagcTCAGAG carries:
- the LOC134401996 gene encoding mas-related G-protein coupled receptor member H-like, with product MNGPKPVMSIDDFSSSGDSEYSPQVYRIVNVSIGIGLPINITNEQHLDNLSKHLINSFIVMICLLGLVGNGRVIWLLGFRIKRNPFTTYILNLSIADFGVLISLLATSTFVIVVNLYNRNYVLSVFFLLFLELFFFMYSTGQFLLAAISIDRCVAVLFPLWHRCHRPPRLSTIVCSLIWILSFLLSGIHFTLQMTGSFGNAPLWFQLIVNALLCMPLMLISTLTLFIHVCCKSKQRQQGMLVMAILLALLFFLLFAFPMNAFYVIHSFYAPHHSLMVTGFACASLNSSINPLIYFFVGRRQKKGKPRVSLKVALQRVFKDEQNSMEDEKDSTETPL